AATGTGAAAATGAAGATGGTTAACAATCTGCCCTGATACACTCCCGTTATATTGCAATATATTCAGTCCTTCAGCATGTACTCCCTTAAAAACAGCTCGAGCGCATGTTTGAACACATTGCATAAGGAGAGAAAGGTCTTCTTTGGAAATATCGAGTATAGTCTCGCAGTGTTTCTTTGGAATAACCAACACGTGCCCCTTTTTTGCCGGCATAATATCCATAAAAGCTACCACGTGAGCATCTTCATAGATTTTTACTGAGGGCACTTCACCATTTACAATTTTACAAAATATACAGTCCATACACCACCTCGCTTCTTATACAATACTACCATAATTGCCCTAAAAAACAAACCGAGCATTTATACAAACGCTCGGTTTTATTATATCGAAGACACCATATATATTATATATTCTTATTTTTTTGCTGCAGGCGCCTCTTTCTTATCATCCTTACCTTTAGTTGTTTTTGTTTCATCCTG
This sequence is a window from Candidatus Ancaeobacter aquaticus. Protein-coding genes within it:
- a CDS encoding HIT family protein: MDCIFCKIVNGEVPSVKIYEDAHVVAFMDIMPAKKGHVLVIPKKHCETILDISKEDLSLLMQCVQTCARAVFKGVHAEGLNILQYNGSVSGQIVNHLHFHIIPRSERDGLRIGWDHEIYQADEIDVYAKKIRDEIA